GCCGGCGGTCCCCATCTCGGGGCGGGAGCGGGAGCGGGCGTCGCGTCGCCGGGGCCGCCGCGGGTGGTGATCGCCGACGACCAGGCACTCGTCCGCGCCGGCTTCCGGATGATCCTCACCGCCGACGGGATCGACGTGGTCGCCGAGGCGGCCGACGGGGCGCGCGCCGTCGAGGCGGTCCGCCGGACCCGGCCGGACGTCGTGCTGATGGACATCCGGATGCCCGAGATGGACGGCCTGGAGGCCGCCCGGCGCATCCTCGCCGGCGGGGACACCACCCCGCGCGTCATCATGCTGACGACCTTCGACCTCGACCGGTACGTCTACGCCGCGCTGACCGCTGGCGCCAGCGGCTTCCTGCTCAAGGACGTGACGCCCGAGCAGCTCGTCGCCGCCGTCCGGCTGGTGCGCGCCGGCGACGCGCTGCTCGCCCCGACGATCACCCGCCGCCTCGTCGAGCGGTTCGCGTCCCCCGGCACCCAGGCGGCCGCGATCCACCGCGACCTGGCCACGCTCACCCCGCGCGAGCTGGAGGTGTTCCGACTCCTCGCGACCGGGCGGAGCAACGCCGAGCTCGCCGCCACCTTCCAGCTCAGCGAGGCGACGGTGAAGACCCACGTCGCCCGCATCCTGTCCAAGCTTCGGCTGCGCGACCGTGCCCAGGCCGTCGTCGTCGCCTACGAGACGGGCCTCGTCACGCCTGGCTCAGGGGGCGCGGCGGCCCGCCCCTCCACGCTCTAGAAGTCGCCGGCGGCCTGGCGCATCTCGTTGAGGAGGGCTACGAGGGTGTCGATGCCGCCGTCGGGTAGGCCGGGCTCCGCGAAGACCGTGTCGTTGAGCTTCTCGGTGGCGGCGAGGGCGGTCGCCCGGCCCTCCTCGGTGATCTCGGCGAGGATCGCGCGCCGGTCGGTCGGGTGCGGGGTGCGGCGCACGTGGCCGCGGGCCTCGAGCCGGTCGACGGCACTGGTGACGCTGGTCGGGTGGACCTGGAGGCGGACCCCGATCCGGTTGAGCGGGAGCGAGCCGCTGCGGCTGAACATCAGCAGCATCAGCACCTCGTAACGGGCGAACGTCAGCTCGAACGGCCGCAGCACCTCGTCGACGCGGGCCAGCACGATCTGCTGGGCACGCATCAGCGAGGTGACGGCGGCCATCCCGTCGGCGGCCTCCGCCCAGCCGTGCGCGGACCACTGCCGTCGCGCCTCGGCGATCGGGTCGAAGGGAAGGGGCTTGCGCGGCGGCACGATACTGCGCTCCGGCGGGTGCTGGCGCCGACGGGAGCCGCCGTCGACGCGGGTCTCGGCCCTGTGGTCACGGGAGTGGTGTTCATTGCATCCCACGTCCGGACGTCAAGGCAAAACGACGCCACCGCGCGCGACGCGGCTGACGCCATACCTTACCCACCGGTACGGCCGAACCTACCCACCGGTACCACGCATCGCGCCCGCCAGCCCGGCTACCGGCCCCGACCTCCGCGAGGGCTAGACATTGCGGCGGTACTGGCCGCCGACCTCGAAGAACCCCTCCGTGATCTGGCCGAGCGAGCAGACCCGGACGGCGTCCATCAGCGCGGCGAACGTGTTGCCACCCGAGGCGGCGACGTCCCGCAGCCGGCGCAGCGCCTCCTGCGACTCGTCGCGGTGCCGGTTGTGGAAGTCCGCGAGCCGGTCGAGCTGGGACTTCTTCTCGACCTCCGTGGCCCGGGCGAGTTCCAGAGTGGTGACCGTGTCGTCCGAGCTCTCCGGGGCGAGGAAGGTGTTGACGCCGACGATGGGGAGCGAGCCGTCGTGCTTGCGGTGCTCGTAGAGCATCGACTCGTCCTGGATCCGCCCGCGCTGGTAGCCGGTCTCCATCGCGCCGAGCACGCCGGCGCGCTCGGAGATCCGCTCGAACTCGGCGAGCACCGCCTCCTCGACCAGGTCCGTGAGCTCCTCGATGATGTACGACCCCTGCAGCGGGTTCTCGTTGCCGGCCAGGCCCCATTCCTTGTCGATGATCATCTGGATGGCCAGTGCGCGGCGGACGGACTGCTCGGTCGGGGTCGTCACCGCCTCGTCGTAGGCGTTGGTGTGCAGGCTGTTGCAGTTGTCGTAGATCGCGCACAGCGCCTGCAGCGTCGTCCGGATGTCGTTGAAGTTCATCTCCTGCGCGTGCAGGGACCGGCCGGACGTCTGGACGTGGTACTTCAGCTTCTGCGAGCGCTCGCCGGCGCCGTATCGTTCGCGCATCGCGACGGCCCAGATTCGCCGGGCGACCCGGCCGATCACGTTGTACTCGGCGTCCATGCCGTTGGAGAAGAAGAACGACAGGTTCGGCGCGAAGTCATCGATCTTCATGCCGCGGGCGAGATAGGCCTCGACGTAGGTGAAGCCGTTGGCAAGCGTGAACGCGAGCTGGCTGATCGGGTTGGCCCCGGCCTCGGCGATGTGGTAGCCGGAGATCGAGACCGAGTAGAAGTTGCGGACCGCGTTCTGGATGAACCATTCCTGCACGTCGGCCATGCAGCGCAGGGCGAACTCGGTGGAGAAGATGCAGGTGTTCTGGCCCTGGTCCTCCTTGAGGATGTCGGCCTGCACGGTGCCGCGCACGGTCGACAGCGCCTTGGCTCGGATCGCCGCGCCCTCGTCGGCCGACGGCTCGCGGCCGTTCTCAGCCGCGAACTTGGCCAACTGCTGATCAACCGCGGCATTCAGGAACATCGCGAGGATCGCGGGCGCCGGACCGTTGATCGTCATGGAGACGCTCGTCGTCGGCGAACAAAGATCGAAGCCGTCGTAGAGCGCCTTCATGTCATCGAGTGTCGCGATCGACACGCCCGAGGTGCCGACCTTGCCGTAGATGTCCGGGCGCGTCTCCGGGTCCCGACCGTAGAGCGTGACGGAGTCGAAGGCGGTCGAGAGCCGGGTCGCGGCCGCACCTTCCGACAGGAAGTGGAACCGCCGGTTGGTCCGGAAGGCGTCGCCCTCGCCGGCGAACATCCGCGCCGGCGCCTCACCGGCCCGCTTGAACGGGAAGACGCCTGCGGTGAACGGGAACAGCCCCGGCAGGTTCTCCCGGCGCAGGAACCGCACCAGGCGACCATCGTCGTCGATCTTCGGGACGGCCACCCTCGGAACCTTGGTGCCCGACAGCGTCGTCCGGGTCAGCGGCGTCCGGATCTCGTTGTCCCGCACCCGGTAGACCATCTCGTCGCCGGTACGTTCGGCGACGAGTGCCGGCCAGGACTCGAGCAGCTTGCGCGTCTCCGGTTCGAGCGCGGCGTCGGCCTCGTGATGCAGCGCGGCAACGGCGGCCGTCGCCGAGGTGGGCGCGCCGGCCGGGATATCCGAGCGCGCCTCGGCCTCCTCGAGTGCCTCCAGCGCGGTGGTGAGGTGCTGCCGCCGACGGGCGGCCGCTACCTGCTGCTCGGTCCTGGCGTGGTAGCCGCGGACACTCTCGGCCACCTCCGCGAGG
Above is a window of Pseudofrankia saprophytica DNA encoding:
- the icmF gene encoding fused isobutyryl-CoA mutase/GTPase IcmF — translated: MGATSALHKPVYPFRAVTAGSLFDGHDAAINIMRRLLQAQGAEVIHLGHDRGVEQVVTAAVQEDVNAVYVSSYQGGHVEYFSYLVERLRERGAGHIRVYGGGGGVIVPEEIELLHARGVARIFSPADGQRLGLPAMINVTLQESDRDLAVEAPSLDALLAGDETALARSISVLETGRFPEFAQAVQAAAADRTVPVLGITGTGGSGKSSLTDELIRRLRLDQEDKLRIAVIAVDPTRRRGGGALLGDRIRMNSLGDTAPGGPVYFRSLATRTAGAEVPEHLAEIIAATQVAGFDLVIVETPGIGQGDAAIVPYCDVSLYVMTPEYGAASQLEKIDMLDFAAVVAINKFERRGAEDARRDVARQMVRNREAFGTPWEEMPVFGTSAARFNDDGVTRLYQELKGLLGERGLALGPGTLPVVTVRASSGLTTVVPPARVRYLAEVAESVRGYHARTEQQVAAARRRQHLTTALEALEEAEARSDIPAGAPTSATAAVAALHHEADAALEPETRKLLESWPALVAERTGDEMVYRVRDNEIRTPLTRTTLSGTKVPRVAVPKIDDDGRLVRFLRRENLPGLFPFTAGVFPFKRAGEAPARMFAGEGDAFRTNRRFHFLSEGAAATRLSTAFDSVTLYGRDPETRPDIYGKVGTSGVSIATLDDMKALYDGFDLCSPTTSVSMTINGPAPAILAMFLNAAVDQQLAKFAAENGREPSADEGAAIRAKALSTVRGTVQADILKEDQGQNTCIFSTEFALRCMADVQEWFIQNAVRNFYSVSISGYHIAEAGANPISQLAFTLANGFTYVEAYLARGMKIDDFAPNLSFFFSNGMDAEYNVIGRVARRIWAVAMRERYGAGERSQKLKYHVQTSGRSLHAQEMNFNDIRTTLQALCAIYDNCNSLHTNAYDEAVTTPTEQSVRRALAIQMIIDKEWGLAGNENPLQGSYIIEELTDLVEEAVLAEFERISERAGVLGAMETGYQRGRIQDESMLYEHRKHDGSLPIVGVNTFLAPESSDDTVTTLELARATEVEKKSQLDRLADFHNRHRDESQEALRRLRDVAASGGNTFAALMDAVRVCSLGQITEGFFEVGGQYRRNV
- a CDS encoding response regulator gives rise to the protein MVIADDQALVRAGFRMILTADGIDVVAEAADGARAVEAVRRTRPDVVLMDIRMPEMDGLEAARRILAGGDTTPRVIMLTTFDLDRYVYAALTAGASGFLLKDVTPEQLVAAVRLVRAGDALLAPTITRRLVERFASPGTQAAAIHRDLATLTPRELEVFRLLATGRSNAELAATFQLSEATVKTHVARILSKLRLRDRAQAVVVAYETGLVTPGSGGAAARPSTL
- a CDS encoding MarR family winged helix-turn-helix transcriptional regulator — translated: MPPRKPLPFDPIAEARRQWSAHGWAEAADGMAAVTSLMRAQQIVLARVDEVLRPFELTFARYEVLMLLMFSRSGSLPLNRIGVRLQVHPTSVTSAVDRLEARGHVRRTPHPTDRRAILAEITEEGRATALAATEKLNDTVFAEPGLPDGGIDTLVALLNEMRQAAGDF